A genomic stretch from Engraulis encrasicolus isolate BLACKSEA-1 chromosome 12, IST_EnEncr_1.0, whole genome shotgun sequence includes:
- the LOC134459707 gene encoding cytochrome P450 3A40-like isoform X1: MLPLFSVETWTLLVLFFTLFILYGTWPYGYFKNLGIPGPRPWPFMGSLGSMIMQGFVNFDKQCHQKYGRVWGMFEGRSPMLLVTDPAIIKAVMVKECYSTFTNRRKAVLNGPMADGITAVEDEKWKRIRNTLSPTFTSGRMKEIFPLVTMYADRLMEYLRKQNLKEAVNIKDFFGLYNMDVLASSSFSVETDAINNPKDPFIENVKKVMSFSFSNPIFLIAILFPGLGRYLEKMGFSMFSKTLMDYFYTALKKIKDKHQEEDNGHGRVDFLRLMMRSQITDEEAAKSNEEQPVKGLTEHEILSQSFIFILAGYETTSVTLSSVAYNIATNPEVMQKLVEEIDSVFPNNAPITYDKLMHLEYLDMVISESMRVWPPAPRLERMCKQTIVIDGITIPKGTLVAIPALILHQDPDIWESPDKFNPERFSKENKESINPYAYMPFGLGPRNCIGMRYALLLMKLILVRVLQNFTMESCKETQIPVELDGLYRPKKPVMLKFEPRSTNQQINESVKAN; the protein is encoded by the exons ATGCTGCCCCTCTTTTCAGTGGAGACATGGACTCTTCTAGTGCTGTTTTTTACTCTCTTCATTTT ATATGGAACGTGGCCATATGGGTATTTCAAAAACTTGGGTATTCCTGGACCTCGACCATGGCCCTTCATGGGGTCCCTAGGATCAATGATCATGCAG GGCTTTGTTAATTTTGACAAACAGTGTCACCAGAAATACGGAAGAGTTTGGGG GATGTTTGAGGGAAGATCCCCGATGCTGCTTGTGACCGATCCTGCCATTATAAAGGCAGTTATGGTCAAGGAATGTTACTCAACCTTCACCAACAGACGG AAAGCTGTTCTGAATGGACCCATGGCTGATGGAATAACCGCTGTGGAGGACGAGAAGTGGAAGAGGATCCGCAACACCCTCTCCCCAACATTCACCAGTGGACGAATGAAAGAG atttTTCCATTAGTGACAATGTATGCTGACCGGCTAATGGAGTATCTGAGAAAACAAAACTTAAAAGAAGCTGTTAACATTAAAGA TTTTTTTGGCTTATACAATATGGATGTCCTTGCCAGTTCATCATTCAGTGTGGAGACAGATGCCATCAACAACCCAAAAGATCCCTTTATTGAGAATGTAAAGAAAGTGATGAGCTTCAGTTTTTCCAACCCCATATTTCTTATTGCGA TTCTATTTCCTGGTTTGGGCCGCTATCTGGAGAAAATGGGCTTCTCAATGTTTTCCAAAACTCTCATGGACTACTTCTACACTGCGCTCAAGAAGATTAAGGACAAGCACCAGGAGGAGGACAATGGCCAT GGGAGAGTGGACTTCCTGCGGCTCATGATGCGCTCTCAAATCACCGATGAGGAGGCGGCGAAGAGTAACGAGGAACAACCAGTTAAAG gACTAACAGAGCACGAAATCCTCTCCCAATCATTCATCTTCATCTTGGCGGGATATGAGACGACTAGTGTAACGCTCTCCTCTGTGGCCTACAACATAGCCACCAACCCAGAAGTAATGCAAAAGCTTGTTGAGGAGATCGACTCAGTGTTCCCCAACAAT gcaCCCATCACCTATGACAAGCTGATGCACCTGGAGTATTTGGACATGGTGATCTCAGAGTCCATGCGCGTGTGGCCTCCAGCACCACGTCTGGAGCGCATGTGTAAGCAGACCATCGTCATCGATGGCATCACCATCCCCAAGGGCACTCTGGTGGCCATCCCGGCCCTCATCCTGCACCAGGACCCCGACATCTGGGAGTCACCGGACAAATTCAACCCCGAGAG GTTCAGTAAAGAGAATAAGGAGAGCATCAACCCGTACGCGTACATGCCCTTCGGCCTGGGACCCCGCAACTGTATCGGCATGAGATATGCTCTCCTGCTCATGAAGCTGATTCTGGTGCGCGTCCTGCAGAACTTCACCATGGAGAGCTGCAAAGAGACGCAG ataCCAGTGGAATTAGATGGCCTGTATCGTCCGAAAAAGCCTGTCATGCTCAAGTTTGAACCAAGATCAACAAATCAACAAATCAACGAATCAGTGAAGGCGAATTAA
- the LOC134459707 gene encoding cytochrome P450 3A40-like isoform X2, translating into MLPWFSVETWTLLVVFITLLLIYGTWPYGYFKNLGIPGPRPWPFMGSLGSMIMQGFVNFDKQCHQKYGRVWGMFEGRSPMLLVTDPAIIKAVMVKECYSTFTNRRKAVLNGPMADGITAVEDEKWKRIRNTLSPTFTSGRMKEIFPLVTMYADRLMEYLRKQNLKEAVNIKDFFGLYNMDVLASSSFSVETDAINNPKDPFIENVKKVMSFSFSNPIFLIAILFPGLGRYLEKMGFSMFSKTLMDYFYTALKKIKDKHQEEDNGHGRVDFLRLMMRSQITDEEAAKSNEEQPVKGLTEHEILSQSFIFILAGYETTSVTLSSVAYNIATNPEVMQKLVEEIDSVFPNNAPITYDKLMHLEYLDMVISESMRVWPPAPRLERMCKQTIVIDGITIPKGTLVAIPALILHQDPDIWESPDKFNPERFSKENKESINPYAYMPFGLGPRNCIGMRYALLLMKLILVRVLQNFTMESCKETQIPVELDGLYRPKKPVMLKFEPRSTNQQINESVKAN; encoded by the exons ATGTTGCCTTGGTTTTCAGTGGAAACGTGGACTCTCTTGGTTGTGTTTATAACTCTCTTGTTAAT ATATGGAACGTGGCCATATGGGTATTTCAAAAACTTGGGTATTCCTGGACCTCGACCATGGCCCTTCATGGGGTCCCTAGGATCAATGATCATGCAG GGCTTTGTTAATTTTGACAAACAGTGTCACCAGAAATACGGAAGAGTTTGGGG GATGTTTGAGGGAAGATCCCCGATGCTGCTTGTGACCGATCCTGCCATTATAAAGGCAGTTATGGTCAAGGAATGTTACTCAACCTTCACCAACAGACGG AAAGCTGTTCTGAATGGACCCATGGCTGATGGAATAACCGCTGTGGAGGACGAGAAGTGGAAGAGGATCCGCAACACCCTCTCCCCAACATTCACCAGTGGACGAATGAAAGAG atttTTCCATTAGTGACAATGTATGCTGACCGGCTAATGGAGTATCTGAGAAAACAAAACTTAAAAGAAGCTGTTAACATTAAAGA TTTTTTTGGCTTATACAATATGGATGTCCTTGCCAGTTCATCATTCAGTGTGGAGACAGATGCCATCAACAACCCAAAAGATCCCTTTATTGAGAATGTAAAGAAAGTGATGAGCTTCAGTTTTTCCAACCCCATATTTCTTATTGCGA TTCTATTTCCTGGTTTGGGCCGCTATCTGGAGAAAATGGGCTTCTCAATGTTTTCCAAAACTCTCATGGACTACTTCTACACTGCGCTCAAGAAGATTAAGGACAAGCACCAGGAGGAGGACAATGGCCAT GGGAGAGTGGACTTCCTGCGGCTCATGATGCGCTCTCAAATCACCGATGAGGAGGCGGCGAAGAGTAACGAGGAACAACCAGTTAAAG gACTAACAGAGCACGAAATCCTCTCCCAATCATTCATCTTCATCTTGGCGGGATATGAGACGACTAGTGTAACGCTCTCCTCTGTGGCCTACAACATAGCCACCAACCCAGAAGTAATGCAAAAGCTTGTTGAGGAGATCGACTCAGTGTTCCCCAACAAT gcaCCCATCACCTATGACAAGCTGATGCACCTGGAGTATTTGGACATGGTGATCTCAGAGTCCATGCGCGTGTGGCCTCCAGCACCACGTCTGGAGCGCATGTGTAAGCAGACCATCGTCATCGATGGCATCACCATCCCCAAGGGCACTCTGGTGGCCATCCCGGCCCTCATCCTGCACCAGGACCCCGACATCTGGGAGTCACCGGACAAATTCAACCCCGAGAG GTTCAGTAAAGAGAATAAGGAGAGCATCAACCCGTACGCGTACATGCCCTTCGGCCTGGGACCCCGCAACTGTATCGGCATGAGATATGCTCTCCTGCTCATGAAGCTGATTCTGGTGCGCGTCCTGCAGAACTTCACCATGGAGAGCTGCAAAGAGACGCAG ataCCAGTGGAATTAGATGGCCTGTATCGTCCGAAAAAGCCTGTCATGCTCAAGTTTGAACCAAGATCAACAAATCAACAAATCAACGAATCAGTGAAGGCGAATTAA